The Denticeps clupeoides chromosome 10, fDenClu1.1, whole genome shotgun sequence DNA window ACAGGAtgtggtgttagtagcctagcgggtaacacactcgcctatgaaccagaagacccgggttcgaaccccacttactacagtggtggcctagcggtgggcagtggtggcctagcggttaaggaagcggccccgtaatcagaaggttgctggttcgaatcccgatccgccaaggtgccactgaggtgttactgagcaaagcaccgtccccacacactgctccccgggcacctctcatggctgcccactgctcactcagggtgatggttaaatgtagaggacaaatttcactgtgtgcaccgtgtgctgtgttgctgtgtatcacatgtgacaatcacttcacttttccttattatcgtgtccctgagcaagacacttaaccccgagtgtctccagggtgggactgtccctgtaactactgattgtaagtcgctctagataagggcgtctggtaaatgctgtaatgtaggaagtgaagtaaaaatgaaaaccagCGAGAAGGTGAGGAGCTACCAGCTCATTTCCAGAGAGAACATGGCTGCTGAGAACACCATTGGAGTTTTACCCGAAGCCCCAGTGTCTGTGTAAACATCTCTGGTGTATTAACGGTTCCTTTTACTCTGAAATTGCTGCGAAATTAGTTAGAGATCAGatgaaaatgtgctttaaaacaCGCAGTACCAGCTGTCCCCCCACGGAGGCCACGTGACTTCATTTGTAAAGGTGTTTAACGCTGTCTGGTGGCTAAAGGCAGAGCGAAACGGGAAATGTGAGACGTGTCGCTGTACACGTGTAGTACCTGcggagtgggcggagccagaaGCCTGCCCCGCCCCGGAGGACGTGCTGTGGCAGAGGGACGCCAGGTCGCTGGGCTGGTAGGACCTCAGCAGGTTGATGACGCTCCAGTCGGGCTCCAGACTGCTGACGGTCACGGACGGGGTCACCGACGGGGTCACAGGGGCCGGCAGGAGCGGTCTGACGCCACCGCGCCCGGATAGCAGCAGACGGGTGTAGTCCTCGGACCGCCTGGAAGGGGGCGGGTCCACAACTTCATGTTTCGGACGCTTGTTTGAAGGCTCAGAAAAGCCCCTCTGCACCAGTCCAGCAAAGCGGTTGGACAGGCGGAGCCTTGCGGCATCGGACGACCACACCCCTCCATTCTCAGCGACGCCCCTCGAAGGCGCGGCACCGTCGCGGCTGGCCACCGTCCCCGGCTTGCGGTGTGGATCGGGAGTGACCGCGGTGACCCCGGCTCCGGGTTTCGGGGGCTGCGTTGGAGCTGGAGGGGGTGATCTGGTCCTCCGCGGCAGCTTGCGGTTCGGGTTGGGCAGGGGAGCCACGTCTTTCCCGTCCAGCGCCGGGGGACAGCCGGTGTGCCGCCTGTTCTTCAGGAGCCGCGGGGCCCGTCTGGGCGGCTCCAGCTTCTCCCGGTGGACCAGGCGCTGGTGGATGAGCAGCACCTCTGGGTAGAGCGTGcagaaggagcaggaggagcaggagctgACCGGCAGCTCGGAGGAGGCGGGCAGAGACACGGACACCTTCACCGAGAGGTCCAGAGGCCCCTCCCACACCTCCTCCTGCAGGCTGACGGGCAGGGGACGTACCAGGCAGGCGCCGGCCGCCGCCGACTTCACCAGTACCAGCGGGCTGGCAGGTTCTGGAGCGGTCGAGGTTAAGGCAGCAGGGCTCGGGGGACGGTCCTGCTCCTTCAGGCTGAAAGGAGACGGAGCAGAGGACACGGGGATGCTGGGAATCTCGGTGTAGGGCTTGTCTTTGTGGCGGCGGTCCAGGTGATAGCGAAGAGACGTCTTCTGGGCAGCAGCGTAGTCACAGTATTCACATTTATATGGCTTCTCACCTGCAGAACAAAGCCGGCAGCATTACTACACGTTCCTCGAAGACGGAACCAGGCAAATCCGCATCATTCTGCAGGTTCAGCGAGCCGGGGAGGCGGAGTTATACCCTTAAATAAATCAATGGAAGATCACGGCAAGCACAGGAATCTTTtgaaaaatgtgactttgtgagatgatttaacattaatacgagttccccagcctgtctgtgaaatggcggtcggtgtaaagagtgttttggtcgttctgcttcaccgttcagagagcggcagctcagacctggaatttgtccccttatgacgtcattaggggaaaggtcacctcccgtttctcatgcttgttccacccagagaatttcccgccccgcccctgaaacatgatctccaccgaccgtcatggcgtCATCATAGTCGCTCGgttattggatgtaaaaatgagcacaattttattttttgtccctTTGTTGTGTAATTCTGCAGAATTTTGGAAAtggacttcagatacagtattagggcaccaacaagaccgaaataaaagttaaaaatgaataataagcAGCTGGGTCAAAGTTGAGGTCCACAGGGTCCCATAAAAACACTTGCGTTGCCAGATTTTGCTGTTTGGCATTCGTAAGCGGACGTTAAAATCTGGGTGGATTTGGACTTCAACACTCTGGTCTGTGATTCTCTGAGGACCTGATGATGTTCCATTTAAAAGCTGGACCTGGTGAAACCAGCAGCTCACCTGTGTGCGTCCTGAGGTGGATGTTGAGGTAGTAGTTGGAGCGGAAGGTCTTGCCGCAGTAGGTGCACTGTCGCGACGGAGCCAGGGTCTTCAGCTTGGCCTTGCCGTAGGCGTCCTCGCTTTTATCTTTGTGGAGAAAAGGGCAGAGAGCGGGGAACAGATTACGCCGGGCGGCTCACTATCAGCGCTGCTCAGGAGAAACGGCCCTCAGATAACCTGCATCAGGACAGTCCAACATGGGACACGTCCTACACAAATCTAGTCATTAGAAAGCACATATTTAAGGGTGTAAATGCTAaacatgctaaaataaaacgTCTGGCCGGACGTTCAACTTCACGTATTTCTAAATCACACTTGACGCGGTTGtaaaagaagtgattgtcacatgtgatacacagcagcacagcacacggtgcacacagtgaaatgtgtcctctgtatttacccttggtgagcagtgggcaccatgacaggcgcccggcgagcagtgtgtggggacggtgctttgctcagtggtatctcggcggatcgagattcgaaccggcaaccttccgattacggggccgcttctttaaccgctaggccaccgctgccccgccACCTCGGGTACTAATAACGAGTGAGGAGAACCGCGGAGTAATATGGACGATTGAAGAGCACGGTACCTGACGTAAACGCCTCATTCACGGCCCCTTCTTCTGAGCCCTCCTCTGATAGGTCGTCTGCCTTGTCCAGCGCCGGGTTGGGGGCCTTCCCGTCCACAGAGGGGGTGGGGCTTTCGTCTCCGGCGCGGTCCCGCTTGTGGACGCGCGAGTGCAGCACCAGCTGGTGGTAGGTCCGGAAGGTCTTGCCACAGtcgaagcagtgtgtgggcttGTCCTTCCTCAGGAGACTCTTCTGGTTGGGCTCCGGGGACGGCGTCTCGGCCTCGGCGGCTTTGGGCTTGGGCTCGCCGTCTTTCCCGGACTTGTCGACGCCCCAGATCCCGCCCAGCTCCTCCTTGTCCGAGCAGAAGTCCTCGTTGTCGGACGTGGAGTCCAGGCTGAGCTCCTTGGCCACGTTGGGACCGGCGGCGATCTTGCCCTTGGTGGCCAGCTGCCAGGCCTGGTACGTGTTGAAGGGGTCCAGCTGGCGGATGCCGCGGCCAGGACCCCGCCCCACGGCGCCACCTTCAGCCGACGCGGGGCGCAGACGGAACAGCCGCAGGAACGAGTCCTGGGAGGGCGGAG harbors:
- the znf217 gene encoding zinc finger protein 217 is translated as MPTHPLIPFVESPDGLGQDLVSSSGANMPGAGSGSSLGQKAGPAPPVDCMFCEQTFQHQEDLGPHVLSQHPTTLFEPAVLRVEAEFRPAGERARPKPCAPPGPDGTPSCVACGQVVADAAEMEIHVKRHKDCFIYSCSLCGRRFKEPWFLKNHMRTHGGKARVRAQQDTDSPATINEVAQDGPATPVSTAYRICMVCGFFFRDVQALLEHGKVHCRDPEPPEEPEGRPAAHAAETPPSQDSFLRLFRLRPASAEGGAVGRGPGRGIRQLDPFNTYQAWQLATKGKIAAGPNVAKELSLDSTSDNEDFCSDKEELGGIWGVDKSGKDGEPKPKAAEAETPSPEPNQKSLLRKDKPTHCFDCGKTFRTYHQLVLHSRVHKRDRAGDESPTPSVDGKAPNPALDKADDLSEEGSEEGAVNEAFTSDKSEDAYGKAKLKTLAPSRQCTYCGKTFRSNYYLNIHLRTHTGEKPYKCEYCDYAAAQKTSLRYHLDRRHKDKPYTEIPSIPVSSAPSPFSLKEQDRPPSPAALTSTAPEPASPLVLVKSAAAGACLVRPLPVSLQEEVWEGPLDLSVKVSVSLPASSELPVSSCSSCSFCTLYPEVLLIHQRLVHREKLEPPRRAPRLLKNRRHTGCPPALDGKDVAPLPNPNRKLPRRTRSPPPAPTQPPKPGAGVTAVTPDPHRKPGTVASRDGAAPSRGVAENGGVWSSDAARLRLSNRFAGLVQRGFSEPSNKRPKHEVVDPPPSRRSEDYTRLLLSGRGGVRPLLPAPVTPSVTPSVTVSSLEPDWSVINLLRSYQPSDLASLCHSTSSGAGQASGSAHSAVNRHLLYPQYSSGLLHRAEQPRPLKPESNRCSASEKSS